From the Candidatus Krumholzibacteriia bacterium genome, one window contains:
- a CDS encoding transketolase C-terminal domain-containing protein codes for KAVIVHEDTRTGGVGAEVAALLAESAFEFMDGPVVRVTARDCAVPYSAPLEDAFLPQLDDIVRACEELAAY; via the coding sequence AAGGCCGTGATCGTACACGAGGACACGCGCACCGGCGGCGTCGGGGCCGAGGTCGCCGCTCTGTTGGCGGAGTCGGCGTTCGAGTTCATGGACGGCCCGGTGGTGCGCGTCACCGCGCGCGATTGCGCCGTGCCGTACAGCGCGCCGCTGGAAGATGCCTTCTTGCCGCAGCTCGACGACATCGTGCGGGCCTGCGAGGAGCTGGCGGCCTACTGA
- a CDS encoding dihydrolipoamide acetyltransferase family protein, with the protein MAKTDVIMPQMGESIAEGTITKWLKKQGDSVRRDEPLFEISTDKVDAEIPSPAAGVLAEIKVGEGQTVEVNTVVGVIADSAEAAATAPAPAKPAAAAAPAAAKPAAPAPAAAAKSAAPAPAVPRAPAAVPPAPSRPAAPAMATAAASATTAAPGSVEELRRLRSTPLVRRMARDQGVDISQIEGTGISGRVTKKDLQAYVEGGGPAVTPHQAAAGIVPLQAPAPAGAPAPTPAVPALPAFRPGDNVVVEPMSLMRRKIAEHMVMSKRTSAHVHTIYEIDCSNIMKTRKQVQDDFVRRHGQKLTVTPFVVKACIEALRAVPVVNASVDGDNIVYKKDINVGVAVALDWGLIVPVIHRADELSLVGINNRVADLAGRARSKQLKPEEVQGGTFTVTNPGVFGSLFGTPIINQPQVAILGMGMIEKRVRVVENNAIVIKPMMYTCLSYDHRIIDGAVADQFMGAFKETMETADFKAFL; encoded by the coding sequence ATGGCGAAGACCGATGTCATCATGCCCCAGATGGGGGAGAGCATCGCGGAAGGCACGATCACCAAGTGGCTGAAGAAGCAGGGCGACAGTGTGCGCCGCGACGAGCCCCTGTTCGAGATCTCGACCGACAAGGTGGACGCCGAGATCCCCTCGCCCGCGGCGGGCGTGCTCGCCGAGATCAAGGTGGGCGAGGGGCAGACCGTCGAGGTGAACACCGTGGTCGGCGTGATCGCCGACAGCGCCGAAGCGGCGGCCACAGCGCCAGCCCCGGCGAAGCCCGCGGCGGCCGCGGCCCCTGCGGCCGCGAAGCCGGCGGCTCCAGCCCCGGCGGCTGCGGCGAAGTCTGCGGCCCCGGCGCCTGCTGTGCCGCGAGCCCCGGCAGCAGTGCCACCAGCACCCTCGCGCCCTGCGGCTCCGGCCATGGCGACCGCTGCGGCGAGTGCCACCACCGCCGCCCCCGGGAGCGTCGAGGAGCTGCGGCGCCTGCGCTCGACGCCGCTCGTTCGTCGCATGGCCCGGGACCAGGGTGTCGACATCTCCCAGATCGAGGGCACGGGCATCTCGGGCCGAGTGACCAAGAAAGACCTCCAAGCCTACGTCGAGGGCGGTGGTCCCGCCGTCACGCCGCACCAGGCGGCCGCGGGAATCGTGCCGCTGCAGGCGCCCGCGCCAGCAGGCGCGCCGGCCCCGACGCCGGCGGTCCCGGCACTGCCCGCCTTTCGGCCGGGCGACAACGTGGTCGTCGAACCGATGTCGCTGATGCGGAGGAAGATCGCCGAGCACATGGTGATGTCGAAGCGCACCTCGGCGCACGTGCACACGATCTACGAGATCGACTGCAGCAACATCATGAAGACGCGCAAGCAGGTGCAGGACGATTTCGTCCGCCGCCATGGTCAGAAGCTCACCGTCACCCCCTTCGTCGTGAAGGCTTGCATCGAGGCGCTGCGCGCCGTCCCGGTGGTGAATGCCTCGGTGGACGGGGACAACATCGTCTACAAGAAGGACATCAACGTCGGCGTGGCCGTCGCCCTCGACTGGGGTCTCATCGTCCCGGTCATCCACCGGGCGGACGAGCTGTCGCTGGTGGGGATCAACAACCGCGTCGCCGATCTGGCCGGCCGCGCCCGCAGCAAGCAGCTCAAACCCGAAGAGGTTCAGGGCGGCACCTTCACGGTCACCAACCCGGGAGTCTTCGGCAGCCTCTTCGGCACGCCCATCATCAACCAGCCGCAGGTGGCCATCCTCGGCATGGGGATGATCGAGAAACGCGTGCGTGTGGTGGAGAACAACGCCATCGTCATCAAACCCATGATGTACACCTGTCTCTCCTACGACCACCGCATCATCGACGGTGCCGTGGCCGATCAATTCATGGGGGCGTTCAAGGAAACCATGGAGACGGCCGACTTCAAGGCGTTCCTCTGA
- the lipB gene encoding lipoyl(octanoyl) transferase LipB, whose product MAAAVLQQVPRCEARYLGVVPYAEGLRLQAELVERRAAGLCDDQLLLLEHPHVLTLGRNAKAAHVLADSVRLAALGVELHECGRGGDVTYHGPGQLVAYPIIGLDPRRRDLRRYVRDLEEVLLRVLAGYGIVGHRVPGKTGVWVERHDLPPAKVAAIGVRVSRWVTSHGIALNVRTDLRYFDLIVPCGLAGSAVTSLAELLPEAPEVPDVAARFAAEFGAVYGRQMSLR is encoded by the coding sequence ATGGCAGCGGCGGTCCTGCAGCAAGTGCCGCGTTGCGAAGCGCGCTACCTCGGCGTCGTGCCGTACGCCGAGGGGCTGCGCTTGCAGGCGGAACTGGTGGAGCGCCGCGCCGCCGGCCTCTGCGACGATCAGTTGCTGCTCCTCGAGCACCCGCACGTGCTGACGCTCGGCCGGAACGCCAAAGCCGCGCACGTGCTCGCCGACTCGGTGCGTCTGGCGGCGCTCGGGGTCGAACTCCACGAATGCGGCCGGGGTGGTGACGTCACCTATCACGGCCCGGGGCAGCTGGTGGCCTATCCCATCATCGGGCTCGATCCCAGGCGGCGCGACCTGCGGCGCTACGTGCGCGACCTGGAGGAAGTGTTGCTGCGCGTGCTCGCCGGCTATGGCATCGTGGGACACCGCGTCCCGGGGAAGACCGGTGTCTGGGTGGAGCGCCACGACTTGCCGCCGGCGAAGGTGGCCGCCATCGGCGTGCGCGTCTCGCGCTGGGTGACCTCGCACGGCATCGCGCTCAACGTCCGTACGGACCTGCGCTACTTCGATCTCATCGTTCCCTGTGGTTTGGCCGGGAGCGCGGTGACTTCGCTGGCCGAGCTCTTGCCAGAAGCGCCGGAGGTGCCGGACGTGGCGGCGCGCTTCGCCGCCGAGTTCGGCGCCGTCTACGGGCGGCAGATGTCGCTGCGGTGA